The Bacteroidota bacterium DNA window CCCGCATTCCCAATGTAAAAATTGTAGCCGTTTGCGATACGGACAAGGAGAAAGCCCAACAGGCTGCGCAAATGTATGACATTCCAGCGGTGTATGAAGACTATGAGGCCATGTTTGCCGCAGAGCAGCCTGATTTTGTAGATATTATCACCCCGCCGGCTACGCACGAAGCACTCTGTAAAGCGGCCGGCGCGCACGGCATCCATATCATCTGCCAGAAACCCATGGCGCCCACCTTTGAGGCTGCGAGCGACATGGTAGCGCAAGCGGAAGCGGATGGTATCCGGCTCATGATTCACGAGAACTTTCGTTTTCAACCGTGGCACCGGGAAATAAAAAAGCTGCTGGATGCTGGCGCCATTGGTGACACTCTGCATTCTTTGACCTTTCGCTCTCGTATGGGAGATGGATGGGGAGAAGACGCCTACCTCGGCCGGCAACCCTACTTCCGTACCATGCCCCGGCTGCTTGTCTACGAAACAGGGGTGCACTTTATCGACACGTTTTGCTTTCTCGCCGGCCAGGTTGAAGAGGTGTATGCACACTTGCGCCGGCTCAACCCGGTCATTGCCGGCGAAGACTGCGGCCTGCTCCTTTTCAAGTTCTCCAGTGGCGCGCTAGGCATGTGGGATGCCAACCGATACAACGCCTCTGCAAACCCCAACGCCCGATACACCTTCGGCACCTTTCTTATAGAAGGCTCCGGGGGCAGTATTCGGTTGTATGATGACGGCAAAATCACCATCCAGCAACTAGGTGATTCCGAAGCTGAGCACAGCTATGCCCATGTGAATCGTGGATTTGGTGGAGATTG harbors:
- a CDS encoding Gfo/Idh/MocA family oxidoreductase, which gives rise to MAALKGVCIGAGYFSQFHFDAWTRIPNVKIVAVCDTDKEKAQQAAQMYDIPAVYEDYEAMFAAEQPDFVDIITPPATHEALCKAAGAHGIHIICQKPMAPTFEAASDMVAQAEADGIRLMIHENFRFQPWHREIKKLLDAGAIGDTLHSLTFRSRMGDGWGEDAYLGRQPYFRTMPRLLVYETGVHFIDTFCFLAGQVEEVYAHLRRLNPVIAGEDCGLLLFKFSSGALGMWDANRYNASANPNARYTFGTFLIEGSGGSIRLYDDGKITIQQLGDSEAEHSYAHVNRGFGGDCCFFTQRHFVDCLEHNKPFETSGEAYLNVLRIQEAIYKAANTGLPVRLQ